Proteins encoded by one window of Swingsia samuiensis:
- a CDS encoding prolyl oligopeptidase family serine peptidase — protein MLQQVDGKAALDWIKTENSRTQKLLSSDPRYQSLYEHILQAEQSPNRLAIPVQMSGEIWNFWQDRQHEHGIWRSTSEESFNTKNVIWKTRFDLDLLARQEKTNWVTQGVICLAPQEKFCLMELSDAGEDAHQLREFNTSNDRFVPNGFFLPNGKQDAVWMDQNHLIVSRDWGDKTSQLTSSGYPYIVKMLARGENLNQAKEIFRGSSQDMMVAPLVFQDKNGAPVILIERHTDFFHSQLWLLNSTTLLVHRVPVPEKYDGLVYLNGRLVFHLLQDWTADNQLYPADSVVAIDLRNFHHVERVISPTRQQTIGDGENGAIAATSNGLIVVLYENVQPRLMLYKRSDNGSWHGQGITLPHNLSASVISSDVKTKTAYVELEGFIQPPQIWKVDTANQSASLLYKQPDLFDASDLRVEQFFANSKDGTRIPYFIVHKKNWQLKGRNPTLMTAYGGFGLSYLPVYHSDVGISWLNRGGVYVMANIRGGGEFGPSWHDSARYTGRQKAYDDFAAVAQDLFKRKITSPQKIGIRGRSNGGLLMGVEYTQHPSWWSAVVIGVPLLDMLNYEHMAAGASWAAEYGSVTITNIRHFWEKTSPLHVLKAGEHYPEPFIFTSTKDDRVGPVHARLFAARLQELKVPFYYYEDVEGGHAGTVNAEEVAHERAMEAIYLSQKLMDTSQK, from the coding sequence ATGTTACAGCAAGTGGATGGAAAGGCAGCATTGGATTGGATAAAAACTGAAAATAGTAGAACTCAAAAACTATTATCTTCAGACCCGCGATATCAATCCCTATATGAGCATATCTTACAGGCCGAGCAATCTCCAAATCGGTTGGCTATCCCTGTTCAGATGTCTGGCGAAATATGGAATTTCTGGCAAGATCGTCAGCACGAGCATGGAATATGGAGAAGTACGTCCGAGGAGAGTTTTAATACTAAAAACGTTATTTGGAAAACGCGCTTTGATCTTGACCTTTTAGCACGCCAGGAAAAAACCAATTGGGTCACGCAAGGGGTTATATGCTTGGCGCCTCAAGAGAAGTTTTGTTTAATGGAGCTATCAGATGCAGGGGAAGATGCGCATCAATTAAGAGAGTTTAATACATCGAATGACCGTTTTGTGCCTAATGGCTTTTTCTTACCCAATGGGAAGCAAGATGCAGTTTGGATGGATCAGAACCATTTAATTGTCTCCCGGGACTGGGGGGATAAGACCTCTCAATTAACATCTTCTGGTTATCCATATATTGTTAAGATGTTGGCACGAGGTGAGAATTTAAATCAAGCAAAAGAGATTTTTCGAGGTTCGTCACAGGATATGATGGTGGCTCCCCTTGTATTTCAGGATAAAAATGGGGCCCCTGTTATTTTGATTGAGCGACATACAGATTTTTTTCATAGCCAATTATGGCTTTTAAACTCTACAACATTGCTTGTTCATAGAGTGCCTGTCCCAGAGAAATATGATGGATTGGTATATTTAAATGGAAGATTGGTTTTTCACCTCCTTCAGGATTGGACAGCTGATAATCAATTGTACCCCGCTGATAGTGTTGTTGCGATTGATTTAAGAAATTTCCATCATGTTGAAAGAGTTATTTCTCCGACAAGACAACAAACAATTGGTGATGGTGAGAATGGAGCTATCGCCGCGACGAGTAATGGGTTGATTGTCGTTCTTTATGAGAATGTGCAACCACGTTTAATGCTATATAAGCGCTCGGATAACGGAAGCTGGCACGGTCAGGGCATTACGTTACCTCACAATTTGTCAGCGTCTGTCATTTCATCTGATGTTAAGACGAAGACTGCATACGTAGAACTGGAAGGTTTTATTCAACCGCCTCAAATCTGGAAGGTTGATACAGCCAATCAAAGTGCAAGCTTGCTTTATAAACAGCCTGATTTGTTTGATGCGTCTGATCTAAGGGTAGAGCAATTTTTTGCCAATAGTAAGGATGGAACACGTATCCCTTACTTTATTGTTCATAAAAAAAACTGGCAGTTAAAAGGGAGAAATCCAACTTTAATGACGGCATATGGTGGGTTTGGCCTCTCATATTTGCCGGTTTATCACTCTGATGTTGGGATTAGCTGGTTAAATCGTGGCGGGGTGTATGTGATGGCGAATATTAGAGGGGGAGGGGAGTTCGGACCATCGTGGCACGATAGTGCTCGTTACACTGGACGACAAAAAGCATATGATGACTTTGCCGCTGTCGCACAAGATTTATTTAAACGGAAAATTACATCTCCCCAAAAAATAGGCATTCGTGGGCGATCGAATGGAGGATTATTGATGGGGGTTGAGTATACACAGCACCCCAGTTGGTGGAGTGCCGTGGTGATAGGTGTCCCTTTATTAGATATGTTGAATTATGAGCATATGGCCGCTGGAGCATCTTGGGCGGCAGAGTATGGTAGTGTAACGATAACTAATATCCGTCATTTTTGGGAAAAGACATCCCCCCTGCATGTATTGAAGGCAGGTGAACATTATCCAGAGCCTTTTATTTTCACATCGACGAAAGATGATCGCGTTGGTCCTGTACACGCACGTTTGTTTGCTGCGCGTCTACAAGAATTAAAGGTTCCATTTTATTATTATGAGGATGTGGAAGGAGGCCATGCGGGAACTGTGAATGCTGAAGAGGTGGCGCATGAACGCGCAATGGAAGCTATTTATTTAAGTCAGAAATTAATGGATACTTCTCAAAAGTGA
- the def gene encoding peptide deformylase encodes MALLKIARMGNPVLHKVAEPVSDVHSSEIQRLIRDMLETMEDAHGAGLAAPQVYQSLRLFVYHVPESRVGDSEQALTPRVLINPHISPVGNEQMICSEGCLSIPGLRADIPRYKKVHYRGLNATGDVVEGEAEGFHANVLQHENDHLDGILYPQRITDFNRFGFSEEFLR; translated from the coding sequence ATGGCGCTCCTTAAAATAGCCCGCATGGGGAATCCTGTTTTGCATAAGGTCGCAGAACCAGTGTCTGATGTTCATTCTTCTGAGATACAGAGGCTTATCAGAGATATGCTGGAAACGATGGAAGATGCTCATGGGGCAGGTCTTGCCGCACCGCAGGTTTATCAATCGCTTCGTCTTTTTGTCTACCATGTTCCTGAAAGTCGTGTTGGTGATTCGGAGCAGGCGCTTACACCACGCGTTTTAATTAACCCACACATATCACCAGTTGGTAATGAGCAGATGATATGCAGCGAAGGGTGCTTATCGATTCCAGGATTAAGAGCTGATATTCCGCGTTATAAAAAAGTGCACTATCGTGGATTAAATGCTACCGGAGATGTGGTCGAAGGAGAGGCAGAAGGGTTCCATGCAAATGTTCTTCAACATGAAAATGATCATTTAGATGGGATCCTATACCCACAGCGTATTACAGATTTTAACAGATTTGGGTTTAGCGAGGAATTCTTGCGGTGA
- a CDS encoding MarR family winged helix-turn-helix transcriptional regulator, translating to MTFGPAEERKSVAAHLYLREEQIRHSYELLLRAWRSLNAECDVLLRENGLGAAHHRILFLVAYHPGITFSELLESLGVTKQSLSRALNELLERSFLVQERDDKDRRKRPLRLTSQGEEIEKKLFLLLRDVMTRSYKEAGMTAVEGFKKVLSPLQRVSQEVSDAR from the coding sequence GTGACTTTTGGCCCAGCAGAAGAGCGTAAGTCTGTCGCTGCACATTTATATCTGCGTGAAGAGCAGATACGGCATTCATATGAATTATTGTTGCGCGCTTGGCGGAGCTTAAATGCCGAGTGTGATGTGCTATTACGCGAAAATGGTTTAGGAGCGGCGCATCATCGTATATTGTTTCTTGTCGCTTATCATCCGGGGATCACTTTCAGTGAATTGTTAGAAAGTTTAGGGGTGACGAAACAATCTCTGAGCCGTGCTTTAAATGAGTTGTTAGAGCGGAGTTTTCTTGTGCAAGAAAGGGACGACAAAGATCGCCGTAAGCGCCCTTTGCGTTTAACGTCTCAAGGAGAAGAAATCGAAAAGAAGTTATTTCTTTTGTTAAGAGATGTCATGACACGTTCTTATAAAGAAGCAGGGATGACGGCTGTGGAAGGTTTTAAAAAGGTTTTGTCGCCTTTACAGCGCGTTTCGCAAGAGGTTTCGGATGCAAGATGA
- a CDS encoding DUF177 domain-containing protein: MGQSLEFSRRIPLNRLGNGLEEKIVATSEERAALAKRYGIPEVHNLECQFVLSAEHGKTILAKGRLSAKVTQVCVITAEKFDDVLAEDFVLRFVPESEMPEDEFDIDSIDLEAPDEVPHDGKAIDLGEAAAEQLALMLDPYPRKTGAGLKNAVDVTPPEGEEDTNQFSDDVESERRPNPFSALAALKNGRREE; the protein is encoded by the coding sequence ATGGGTCAATCGCTCGAATTTTCACGTCGTATCCCGCTGAATCGGTTAGGCAACGGGTTGGAAGAAAAAATTGTTGCTACTTCTGAAGAAAGAGCCGCTTTGGCCAAACGGTATGGCATTCCTGAAGTTCACAACCTTGAATGTCAGTTTGTTTTGTCAGCAGAGCACGGCAAAACAATTTTAGCAAAGGGACGCCTCAGCGCAAAAGTAACGCAGGTTTGTGTTATTACAGCAGAAAAATTTGATGATGTGCTCGCAGAAGACTTTGTGTTGCGATTTGTTCCAGAGTCGGAAATGCCAGAGGACGAATTCGACATCGATTCTATTGATCTGGAAGCGCCAGATGAAGTGCCTCATGATGGTAAAGCGATTGATTTAGGAGAGGCTGCAGCTGAACAATTGGCCCTTATGCTGGATCCCTATCCCAGAAAAACAGGAGCTGGTTTAAAAAATGCAGTTGACGTAACCCCTCCTGAGGGTGAAGAAGACACAAATCAATTTAGTGATGATGTTGAATCAGAACGCCGTCCTAATCCGTTTTCTGCGTTAGCCGCGTTAAAAAATGGACGTAGGGAAGAATAA
- a CDS encoding flagellar motor protein MotB yields MAKNVEKNIRPIIIKRIEVIEGGHHGGSWKIAYADFVTAMMAFFLVMWLINATTDEQRKGIANFFNPLGMQSTAPSTESNIIPSKFYPISSSHHLPGIQTQPTKEEQSEQVIKNGRKEDLNHRIIVLHKGDQIQIKTQAQVQKEEFSNSVEQIQKAINVLPELKDVKNQINIHVEKDGLHLEITDSEQVPMFALGDSHPTQHAIHLLQVVAPYLQKLSGDLTISGYTDASPYKEGGLSNWSLSSARAVAARDILVQSGFSDHRIKAINGYADRHLFNPQNPMDPKNRRIILVLSSL; encoded by the coding sequence ATGGCAAAAAACGTTGAAAAAAATATACGCCCGATCATCATTAAGCGTATTGAGGTTATTGAAGGCGGCCATCATGGTGGAAGTTGGAAAATAGCTTACGCAGATTTCGTTACTGCGATGATGGCGTTTTTCTTGGTCATGTGGCTTATCAATGCGACAACAGATGAGCAACGTAAGGGAATCGCAAATTTTTTTAACCCTTTAGGTATGCAAAGTACGGCTCCTTCAACAGAGTCAAATATTATTCCGTCGAAGTTTTATCCGATTTCATCTTCTCACCATTTACCTGGTATCCAAACTCAGCCAACAAAAGAAGAACAGTCCGAGCAGGTTATTAAAAATGGCCGAAAAGAGGACTTAAATCATAGAATTATTGTGTTGCATAAAGGTGACCAAATACAAATAAAAACTCAGGCACAGGTGCAAAAGGAAGAATTTTCAAACTCTGTTGAGCAAATACAGAAAGCGATTAATGTTCTGCCGGAACTGAAGGACGTTAAGAACCAGATTAATATTCATGTTGAGAAGGATGGATTGCACCTTGAAATAACTGATTCAGAACAGGTGCCCATGTTTGCTTTGGGAGATTCTCATCCTACCCAACACGCTATCCATCTTTTACAGGTAGTTGCCCCGTATCTACAAAAGCTTTCAGGTGATTTGACAATTAGTGGTTATACGGATGCGTCTCCGTATAAAGAAGGCGGGTTAAGCAACTGGAGTTTATCCAGCGCACGTGCGGTGGCTGCGCGCGATATTTTGGTTCAAAGTGGTTTTTCAGATCATCGTATTAAAGCGATAAACGGTTATGCCGATCGACATTTATTTAATCCTCAAAACCCTATGGATCCCAAAAACCGTAGAATTATTCTTGTTTTGTCTTCGTTATAA
- the rpsU gene encoding 30S ribosomal protein S21, with protein sequence MQVLVRDNNVDQALKALKKKMQREGIFREMKLRRHFEKPSERRAREAAEAVRRARKMERKRLEREGF encoded by the coding sequence GTGCAGGTTCTCGTTCGTGACAACAATGTTGATCAAGCGCTAAAAGCGCTCAAAAAAAAGATGCAACGTGAAGGCATCTTCCGTGAAATGAAACTACGCCGTCATTTTGAAAAACCATCTGAGCGTCGTGCTCGTGAAGCAGCTGAAGCTGTACGCCGTGCGCGCAAAATGGAACGTAAGCGTCTGGAACGTGAAGGTTTCTAA
- a CDS encoding ATP-binding protein, with product MKFDRSLRRILPRSLLGRSTLIVLIPLLVTQAVVLSLFYGTYLNLMSRRLSDGVTGQISLVLSMVEQAPSLRDRQKILKDASLRTQLQFSFQWGGSLTRVGTNHILGPMDDDFAKSLTQEIRRPFWVDWSQKNEMVKAYIASPGGVLNVEVPQKRLTIGPIWLFVVWVFSSSALLFIIAWLFMRNQVRAIRRLSIAAESFGLGRVSGPIRPQGAREVRRAAVAFNRMQERINRFVTQRTAVLAGVSHDLRTPLTRLRLSMAMLPVDGVISAQDLQPDIADMINDIEDMERLIGSYLSFARGEGAEQPALIDIRSLIEDVTIATRRAGGVVMGVEGDISVEAIVRPDALRRALTNLAENSRKYGNQMKFSVWDGPRNISIIVEDDGPGIPVERRAKLFEVDGSGRSRDGRIGLIIVRDIVHAHGGTIKLQESVMGGLKVVLSLPK from the coding sequence ATGAAGTTTGACCGTTCTTTACGCCGCATTCTCCCTCGCTCCCTATTGGGGCGGTCAACTCTTATTGTGCTTATTCCGCTGCTGGTTACTCAAGCGGTTGTGTTGAGCTTGTTTTATGGAACATATTTAAACTTAATGTCTCGCAGGCTCTCGGATGGGGTAACGGGGCAAATATCGCTTGTGCTTTCAATGGTTGAGCAAGCGCCATCTTTAAGAGATCGACAAAAAATATTAAAAGATGCGAGTTTAAGAACACAGCTTCAGTTCTCATTTCAGTGGGGAGGAAGCTTAACCAGAGTTGGGACAAATCATATTCTTGGTCCGATGGACGATGATTTTGCAAAGTCATTAACGCAAGAGATTAGGCGTCCTTTCTGGGTTGATTGGTCCCAAAAAAATGAGATGGTGAAAGCGTATATTGCTTCACCGGGGGGAGTGTTGAATGTCGAAGTCCCCCAAAAACGCCTAACGATTGGCCCAATCTGGCTTTTTGTCGTGTGGGTTTTTAGTAGTTCAGCACTTTTATTCATAATTGCATGGCTGTTTATGCGTAATCAGGTACGCGCCATCCGACGTCTTTCTATCGCCGCTGAGTCATTTGGCCTTGGGCGTGTCTCTGGTCCCATTCGACCTCAAGGAGCACGAGAGGTACGGCGGGCAGCGGTAGCATTTAATCGTATGCAAGAACGAATAAACCGATTTGTAACACAAAGAACGGCTGTTTTGGCAGGTGTTTCCCATGATCTAAGAACGCCACTAACGCGCTTACGCTTAAGTATGGCGATGTTGCCTGTAGACGGAGTGATATCTGCGCAAGATTTGCAACCTGATATTGCCGATATGATTAATGACATTGAAGACATGGAAAGGTTGATTGGTAGTTATCTATCATTTGCGCGCGGAGAGGGGGCGGAGCAGCCTGCATTAATAGATATTCGTTCATTGATTGAAGATGTGACAATTGCGACCAGACGAGCCGGTGGAGTGGTTATGGGCGTAGAAGGGGATATCTCTGTTGAGGCTATCGTTCGGCCGGACGCCCTTCGGCGTGCTTTAACAAATTTAGCAGAAAATTCCCGTAAATACGGTAATCAAATGAAGTTTTCTGTGTGGGATGGTCCGAGGAATATCAGCATTATAGTAGAAGATGATGGGCCAGGAATACCAGTGGAACGTCGTGCTAAACTGTTTGAAGTGGACGGCTCAGGTAGAAGCCGGGATGGCCGAATCGGATTGATTATCGTGCGTGATATAGTTCATGCCCATGGGGGGACCATTAAACTTCAGGAAAGCGTAATGGGCGGGCTAAAAGTTGTGCTTAGCCTGCCCAAATAA
- a CDS encoding ArnT family glycosyltransferase, with amino-acid sequence MLFFVIIRLWLAATLPLTPDEAYYWVWSRHLQGGYFDHPFMVALWVKLGTFLMGDTPLGVRLLGPVSCLLGSWSLVYAARELIPSRSWPQSGYKVVLLLNATLMIGIGSATMTPDTPLVFFISVFLFSLGKALASKTKKSMIWWGLTGVFLGLAFDSKYTAVLIVIALGLYGLCKKELRKNVGFWVVAPVFSIMIMPVVYWNYTHHWASFMKQGGRTGAWQPERALQFLSELIGGQIGLATPIIFIFFVLGIGGARKKNRLLSVLIILPMIVFLAHALGDRVQANWLALLYPICALVAVEAVRSVRWGVISGVGITLLIYGQTLFAFIPFPPAKDPIQRQTAGWPLFTQQLILKAKQQGASSFVVDEYGLASQLAFNQNVIPVVGTDRRWSLFDMQKQHYVQGLLVKELHHQAANGENGSLCRESHNKTVRCYQVEVVSDPTGMLLPTHL; translated from the coding sequence TTGCTGTTCTTTGTCATTATTCGTTTATGGCTAGCAGCAACACTACCTTTAACACCTGATGAAGCATATTATTGGGTTTGGTCTCGCCATTTACAAGGTGGATATTTTGATCACCCTTTTATGGTTGCGTTGTGGGTTAAATTAGGCACGTTTTTAATGGGGGACACTCCATTAGGCGTTCGTTTATTAGGGCCCGTATCTTGTTTGTTAGGAAGTTGGTCGCTCGTTTATGCTGCGCGAGAATTAATTCCATCACGGAGTTGGCCTCAGTCGGGCTATAAAGTGGTTCTGTTATTAAATGCGACCCTTATGATTGGCATAGGGTCTGCTACTATGACGCCAGATACCCCACTTGTTTTTTTTATATCTGTTTTTCTATTTTCTTTAGGGAAAGCATTAGCATCAAAAACAAAAAAATCGATGATATGGTGGGGGTTAACGGGCGTTTTTTTGGGACTGGCGTTTGATTCAAAGTATACGGCAGTTCTTATTGTTATAGCGCTGGGGCTGTATGGTTTATGTAAGAAAGAGTTAAGAAAAAACGTAGGGTTTTGGGTTGTAGCGCCTGTATTTTCAATAATGATTATGCCTGTTGTATATTGGAATTATACGCATCACTGGGCAAGTTTTATGAAGCAAGGTGGTCGAACGGGTGCTTGGCAACCAGAGCGTGCCTTACAGTTCTTGTCAGAATTGATTGGAGGGCAAATAGGCCTGGCAACTCCAATCATTTTTATTTTTTTCGTGCTCGGTATTGGGGGAGCAAGGAAGAAAAATAGATTATTGAGTGTCTTGATCATTTTGCCGATGATTGTGTTCTTAGCGCACGCATTGGGAGATCGTGTTCAAGCGAACTGGCTTGCTTTGCTTTATCCAATTTGTGCTTTAGTTGCCGTAGAGGCGGTACGCTCTGTACGCTGGGGGGTAATAAGTGGTGTCGGAATTACGTTATTAATTTATGGACAAACTCTTTTTGCCTTTATTCCATTCCCACCTGCAAAGGATCCTATTCAAAGACAAACAGCAGGGTGGCCTCTCTTTACGCAGCAGTTGATTTTAAAAGCGAAGCAGCAAGGTGCATCTTCTTTTGTCGTGGATGAATATGGCTTGGCATCTCAGTTGGCTTTTAATCAGAATGTCATACCGGTAGTGGGAACAGATAGACGTTGGTCTTTGTTTGATATGCAAAAACAACATTATGTACAGGGTTTGCTCGTAAAAGAACTTCATCATCAAGCAGCAAATGGAGAGAATGGTTCGTTATGCCGTGAGAGCCATAATAAGACTGTACGGTGTTATCAGGTTGAGGTTGTTTCAGACCCAACAGGAATGCTTTTGCCGACGCATCTTTAG
- the motA gene encoding flagellar motor stator protein MotA: protein MLIIIGLGVVLACVFGSFVASGGAIVPLLSSMPFELLTILGAAIGTFIIANSMNAVKHLPSGMKQAMRGSRYAQKDYLELLGLLFHFTKLMSSKGIMSIESDIEDPKNSHVFQSFPKIRDNRLICSFICDYLRMAGMNASDPIQMDEVMARELKKNIREELHLPHALQAIADALPALGIVAAVLGVIKTMASINKPPTVLGEMIAGALVGTFLGILLAYGIVAPISARLSEVIEEEAAYPELIRSVIVAHLQGNAPSISIEMGRKIIPAHLMPSFQEVEEFVSKINVT from the coding sequence ATGCTCATTATTATAGGTCTTGGCGTTGTTTTAGCATGTGTTTTTGGATCTTTTGTTGCATCTGGAGGCGCTATAGTCCCTCTTTTATCGTCGATGCCATTTGAGTTGTTAACAATTTTAGGGGCGGCAATAGGTACATTTATTATTGCAAACTCCATGAATGCGGTGAAGCATCTTCCTTCTGGTATGAAGCAGGCAATGAGAGGTTCACGCTATGCACAGAAAGATTACCTTGAGTTATTAGGACTGCTTTTTCATTTTACAAAATTGATGTCTTCAAAAGGAATAATGTCGATCGAGAGTGATATTGAAGACCCTAAAAATAGTCATGTTTTTCAGTCATTTCCTAAGATTAGAGATAATAGGCTTATATGTTCTTTTATTTGTGATTATTTGAGAATGGCAGGAATGAATGCGTCTGACCCTATCCAGATGGATGAGGTAATGGCTCGAGAATTGAAAAAGAATATTCGGGAAGAATTACATCTTCCTCATGCGTTACAGGCGATAGCTGATGCTTTGCCGGCGTTGGGAATTGTGGCGGCGGTCTTGGGGGTTATTAAAACAATGGCTTCTATTAATAAGCCTCCAACTGTTTTAGGGGAAATGATTGCAGGTGCTCTTGTTGGAACGTTTTTAGGTATTTTGTTGGCCTATGGGATTGTTGCGCCAATTTCTGCGCGTTTAAGTGAGGTTATAGAAGAAGAGGCGGCTTATCCAGAACTTATACGTTCTGTAATTGTGGCACATCTACAAGGAAATGCACCCTCGATTAGTATTGAGATGGGAAGAAAAATAATTCCGGCGCACTTAATGCCAAGCTTTCAAGAGGTAGAGGAGTTTGTTTCAAAAATAAATGTGACATAA
- a CDS encoding outer membrane protein assembly factor BamE has protein sequence MNNASFPVIKSRTRLLGQLGFASLACVPLLLGGCSVFRPIPEPKGSLIEKEDYSQLIPGTSTRSDVIDLLGSPTTHATFDDNTWIYISMVTSPTPLGFPSVDKQQVVVLNFNNSGVLTKMNTLNRKDAMPVRMISAKTPTPGTKTSIMQQLLGNVGRYNPMSNMNSAFGGSAGPIGSQGTGNGGAGNSLP, from the coding sequence ATGAATAACGCATCTTTCCCAGTTATCAAAAGTAGGACACGCCTGTTAGGCCAGTTAGGATTTGCAAGCCTTGCCTGCGTTCCACTTCTGTTAGGAGGATGCTCTGTCTTCAGGCCTATCCCTGAACCAAAGGGCTCCCTTATTGAGAAAGAAGATTACTCTCAGCTCATTCCAGGAACCAGCACACGCTCCGATGTGATTGATCTCTTAGGCTCACCCACCACTCATGCAACATTTGACGATAATACATGGATTTATATCTCCATGGTCACATCGCCAACGCCTCTTGGCTTCCCAAGTGTTGATAAACAACAAGTTGTGGTTCTAAACTTTAACAATTCTGGTGTTCTAACAAAGATGAATACCTTGAACCGCAAAGACGCTATGCCAGTTCGAATGATTAGTGCCAAAACACCAACTCCTGGCACAAAAACATCTATTATGCAGCAATTACTGGGTAACGTAGGCCGCTATAACCCTATGAGCAACATGAACAGTGCTTTCGGTGGAAGTGCCGGGCCAATCGGTAGCCAAGGGACCGGAAATGGCGGAGCTGGCAACTCTCTTCCATAA
- the rpmF gene encoding 50S ribosomal protein L32, translating into MAVPKRKTSPSRRGMRRSHLALRVEAHAECANCGELKRPHNVCSHCGHYDGREVVSAGKSLKTAVRA; encoded by the coding sequence ATGGCCGTCCCCAAAAGAAAGACCTCGCCATCCCGTCGTGGCATGCGTCGTAGCCATTTAGCGTTACGCGTAGAAGCTCACGCAGAATGTGCAAATTGTGGAGAGCTAAAGCGTCCACACAATGTTTGCAGCCATTGCGGCCATTATGACGGTCGTGAAGTGGTTTCTGCAGGCAAAAGCCTAAAAACGGCTGTTCGCGCTTAA
- a CDS encoding response regulator yields MQDELILVVDDDPRLLRLLQRYLTENDYRVAIASDTQEARSLLKMLQPDAVVLDVTMPGEDGLTFTSCLRKEGFLAPILLLTARGEPADRIDGLEAGADDYLGKPFEPRELLLRLRAHLKRVVFTAPSISEVPAILRLGKLEFDVKRGLLTGPEGPIHLTGGESALLGVLTQQPGVIMSREEISQALELDEIGERAVDVQVTRLRRRIEEDPKEPRFLHTVRGKGYVLKPGN; encoded by the coding sequence ATGCAAGATGAACTTATTCTTGTTGTAGATGATGACCCTCGGTTATTAAGATTGCTTCAAAGATACCTGACAGAAAATGATTATCGTGTTGCCATTGCGTCAGATACACAAGAGGCGCGTAGTTTATTAAAAATGTTACAACCAGACGCCGTTGTGTTGGATGTTACAATGCCAGGAGAAGATGGTTTAACGTTTACAAGTTGTTTGCGTAAAGAAGGGTTTTTGGCTCCTATTCTTTTGTTAACGGCACGAGGGGAGCCGGCAGATCGGATTGATGGGCTGGAAGCTGGAGCCGATGATTATCTGGGTAAGCCATTTGAGCCGCGAGAGCTTTTGTTGCGTTTGCGGGCTCATTTAAAGCGTGTCGTGTTTACCGCGCCCTCGATTTCAGAAGTTCCGGCTATTTTGCGTCTTGGTAAGCTCGAATTTGATGTAAAGCGCGGTTTATTGACAGGTCCAGAAGGGCCAATTCATCTCACGGGTGGAGAAAGTGCATTACTTGGGGTTTTAACTCAACAACCGGGGGTTATTATGTCCCGTGAGGAGATCTCCCAAGCATTAGAACTGGATGAAATTGGTGAACGGGCGGTGGATGTGCAAGTCACACGGTTGCGCCGGCGGATAGAGGAAGATCCTAAAGAGCCACGTTTTTTACATACGGTCAGAGGGAAGGGGTATGTCCTTAAGCCGGGAAATTAA